A window of Halichoerus grypus chromosome 12, mHalGry1.hap1.1, whole genome shotgun sequence contains these coding sequences:
- the ARMC10 gene encoding armadillo repeat-containing protein 10 → MGGARAVGWAAAGLVLGAGACYCIYKLTRGQRQGGRGLRLRPSRSAEDLTNGSYDDVLNVDQLQKLLSLLESVDDPVITERALVTLGNNAAFSANQVIIRELGGIPIIGSKINNPNHSIKEKALNALNNLSVNVDNQVKIKVYISQVCKDVLSGPLDSAVQLAGLRLLTNMTVTNDHQHVLSKHITELFHVLLTGNASTKVQVLKLLVNLSENPAMADGLLGAQVDSSFLSLYDGHVAKEILLRVLTLSQNINNCLEKEGCLAIQPTFPKGSLFFLLYGEECAQKMRALAEHRDADVKEKVTVLPKF, encoded by the exons ATGGGCGGCGCCCGGGCCGTGGGCTGGGCGGCGGCGGGCCTGGTCCTCGGGGCCGGCGCCTGCTACTGCATTTACAAGCTGACGCGGGGCCAGCGGCAAGGCGGCCGCGGGCTTCGGCTGCGCCCCTCGCGCTCCGCAG AAGACTTAACCAATGGCTCATATGATGATGTCCTAAACGTTGACCAGCTCCAGAAactcctctccctgcttgagtCAGTTGATGATCCTGTCATTACTGAAAGAGCTTTGGTCACTCTGGGTAACAATGCAGCCTTTTCAGCTAACCAA gTCATTATTCGTGAATTGGGTGGTATTCCAATCATTGGAAGCAAAATCAACAATCCCAACCACAGTATTAAAGAGAAAGCTTTAAATGCATTGAATAACCTGAGTGTGAATGTTGACAATCAAGTCAAGATAAAG GTTTACATCAGTCAGGTCTGCAAGGATGTCCTCTCTGGGCCCCTGGACTCTGCAGTACAGCTGGCTGGGCTGAGACTGTTGACCAACATGACGGTTACCAATGACCACCAGCACGTGCTTAGCAAGCACATCACAGAGCTGTTCCACGTGCTGCTCACCGGAAATGCAAGTACCAAG GTTCAGGTTTTGAAACTGCTTGTGAATTTGTCTGAAAATCCAGCCATGGCAGACGGGCTACTTGGTGCCCAA GTGGACtcctcatttctttccctttatgaTGGCCACGTGGCAAAGGAGATTCTTCTTCGAGTTCTTACACTCTCTCAGAATATAAATAACTGCCTCGAAAAAGAAGGCTGTTTAGCTATTCAGCCTACTTTCCCTAAAGGTTCCCTGTTTTTCCTGTTATATGGAGAAGAATGTGCCCAGAAAATGAGAGCTTTAGCTGAACACCGTGATGCGGATGTGAAGGAAAAGGTGACAGTCCTACCCAAGTTCTGA